One Globicephala melas chromosome 17, mGloMel1.2, whole genome shotgun sequence DNA window includes the following coding sequences:
- the TMEM249 gene encoding cation channel sperm-associated auxiliary subunit TMEM249: MSHYPTLQVRTVNQAVQGASAVGSGNRQAAQLTVCTPTQAPKGRFSGLPTTAGSKPFQLWAQGLFCTERNLAKRLKNNSFYPFTQQQPNVFVLEYYLDTLWKGTLLFIVCFFLVSFGLVSEVQKQKTWGFPAYGVGVGLWLMISSLPRRRLVLNHVRGVYHFSIQGRTVCQAPMHLVYVRMALSSDAYGRCFFQLVLCGHKLEPLVLVQLSERYEQMEYLGRHIARKLNINYFDCLATSYRHVVRHWPPGATFSPGILLHQNGA, translated from the exons ATGTCCCACTACCCCACCCTTCAGGTGAGGACTGTGAACCAGGCTGTACAGGGGGCCTCCG CAGTGGGCAGTGGCAACAGACAAGCCGCACAGCTGACGGTCTGTACCCCGACCCAGGCCCCCAAGGGCCGGTTCAGCGGCCTGCCTACGACCGCCGGCAGCAAGCCCTTTCAGCTCTGGGCCCAAGGACTCTTCTGCACCGAGCGCAACCTGGCCAAGCGCCTCAAGAACAACAGTTTCTACCCGTTCACGCAGCAGCAGCCCAACG TCTTCGTGCTCGAGTACTACCTGGACACGCTGTGGAAGGGGACGCTGCTCTTCATCGTCTGCTTCTTCCTCGTCAGCTTCGGGCTTGTGAGCGAG GTGCAGAAGCAGaagacttggggcttccctgcctACGGCGTGGGCGTGGGCCTGTGGCTCATGATCTCGTCGCTGCCGCGGCGCCGCCTGGTGCTGAACCACGTGCGCGGCGTGTACCACTTCTCCATCCAGGGCCGCACCGTGTGTCAGGCCCCCATGCACCTGGTCTACGTGCGCATGGCGCTCAGCTCCGATG CCTACGGAAGGTGCTTCTTCCAGCTGGTTCTGTGCGGCCACAAGCTGGAGCCGCTGGTGCTGGTGCAGCTGTCGGAGCGCTACGAG CAAATGGAATACCTCGGCCGTCATATTGCCCGGAAGCTCAACATTAACTACTTCGACTGCTTGGCCACGTCGTACCGGCACGTGGTCCGCCACTGGCCGCCGGGGGCCACCTTCAGCCCGGGCATCCTGCTGCACCAGAACGGTGCCTAG